In Lactuca sativa cultivar Salinas chromosome 5, Lsat_Salinas_v11, whole genome shotgun sequence, the DNA window ATAAAGCTTATTGGATTATTAGTGTATAGATCCTTCTCAATCGTTAATCCTTTATGTTTTTTGATTTTGCTAaagaaaaatgagtttttgatgcgaaaatggtaaaaaaaatgtttgtttcAGTTGGGAAGTGATTTTGATCACCAGATCTTGAAGTGCCATTTGTATTTTGATCAATAGATAATTTATTACCATTATTACCGGATCCTCCTATTTCAAGTGCAAATGCAAGATCCAAAGTGTGATTTGAAGTCCATTGGCTCACCAAGAGCAGCTGGAGCAGCACGTTCCGCCACTGGTACCACAACATCCTCTTCACTGCAAAAAAGAAATATAATTTGAgccaaaaaaacattaaaattgtTAATCTTCATTTATAGTAATATTTATAAGGAAAAGCAGATTTATATATCGTTCTAAAGAAGAAAAACTGGTGACAACTTAACATACCCTGCCATTTTGTTCTGTTTGATCGAATCTTCTGTCAAACTGTTTCAAAAAGAAAGCTAAGTCATAAATATTATATCACATTTATGATGTTTCTTCTAATGTTtattttatttgacataaatGTGAATGAAATCAAAACAGGGAAATTTAGTGCTTTTCTCCGGAATTTAATGTGAAGGATGAACAGGCCAACCTTTGAAGGTATCAGTCAAGAAGCTTTTTTGGCTTTTACAGAGATGCAATCATTGAGTATTAGGTGTAATGAGTTCATATTCCCTAGTGTCCTCAAAGCTTGCTCTATGAAGAAGGATATCATTGGAGGGAAACAGATACGTGGAATTGTGGTGGTGACCGGTTCGAAAATGATGTTTATGTTGCAAATATTATGCCCCATTGGTGTGTTCTAAAATTATTTTACTCTTTTGTTAAGGTTATAGAGATTTGAACAACCACCTCTTGAGCATGCGAATAGGGATATAACTCCAGTAAGGTCTCAATTAACTCCAAAAAGAATTACAAGGATCAAAAGAGCTTATTATCAAAGAGTTATTATCAgctatttttctgtttttactAGTATATAGGTTTTCTTATTACACTCTGTTAACTTCTTAAACCCGTAAAGATTTGGATTTGTCTTCATATGGAGTTCTTCCATAATTGCAGCCTCAACACAACTTTCATCATTTAACTTTGGTCCCAAGTCTGGTGGAAATGTTGTGACCTCAAGCATTGCCATGGGTAGGTTAAATACAACCTAAATTATATCTTTCTGGTTTCCATTATTATTACTTTGAAAACTTTTTTCTTCTTCATATGTCCATGCTTTAATTTGTTCCTTTATACTTCAGGGTTATTACAAGTACTATCTTGTTATTGTACATGTAAGGATGCCATCATGAAATCCAGGTATGTTTTAAATATAGCTGCTTTATATAATCATAGTTCATAatgaaaataattatatatttaattctTATTAATGAACTTGATGTAACTAGTAAAGTCcaaaatatgtatatatacaagAGATAAGTACACCAGTGACCAAACACATATATAGTATTTTACATAGTAAGTGCTTGTTCTTTTGACTTAATGTAATTAATGAGAACAAGACTTAATATgcttgtttcttttttacttaatacaTATAGTACATCTTAATGGGTTGATTGAAGGAGAGAGCCTTTATATCTTCTAACCCCCACTTGTTGGtcaaaattgttcaaattgtttttGTCAGGTTAACATAATATAATGTTTTTACTAATTTACCCCTATGtgtcttttatatgttttaattgattttttttctttaggTCGAGGTCTCTTCTATGGATCTGCCAGATCAACAAATCCTAAATAAAGTATACAAAATGTTTTAGGTAATCAGTATATCCGAAGTACATAAATACCCTTTAGTATGCTTCTTGTTCCTGAACTTAAAAAGGAAGTTAAAATTCGTTGGTGCTTACAAGACACTCATAAGGTCATTTTTAAAGATAATTTATTAAGtctatttttattttcatatcAATAACATGTATTGTCTTGTGCAACATCTTATATTGCTCATGAATGTAAGAGATCAAATTGAAAATCAAATCCATCATTTAAAATGGTCTCTCCAGTAAGAATTACCCCTCttgttttctctctctctctctctctctctctctcacacacacacacactaagttACATGTGATTGAAGGTGTACTTGGTTGCCGGTGTGAATATATGAAATGGAAAAAAGATGTCATCAAAGCTTTAGTAGTGATGGGAGAAAGATGGTGGCTACCTCATGCTGGAGACACCTTATGGATTTTGTTATTTGTGTAAATatgtaaattatttttattatgtcGATATGTATTTGAAATTTATGGTTTCAATGTTTATCAAATATTTGAAACCTTTTATGTTTATATttattgattttgaaatatggATTTGATGTATATTTGAATATTCTTTTGTtttgaatatataaaaaaaattggattttttatgatttttttatattGCTAGGATTCGTCGGTAATTTGTTACAAGAAAATCCATCGGTAATCCGTCACATCTGTCGGTAATCCGTTATTAAGTTAATCCGTTGATAATGTGTTATTGAATCATTCCATTGATATTCCATTGCAAATACAAATTTGTCGGTAATCCGTCATTAATTACCGTCAAAAAAATCCGTTGCTAAAAATTTGTCATAGCCTTTGGAAATCTATTGCAAACAATTAGCAAGAAGAATATGCCGACGGATTTTAATTTGTTACAATTTCGTCAGTAAAATTAGTGACGGATTACCGACACTTTGACCGTCGATAATGCTCATTTTTGTAGTAGTGTCAGTACCTTGTTGGGATACTCGCAGACCCAATAGTGCTTTGTAAACGGGTATCCGTCGGGGATGGGATTGGTTTTCAGATTCGGGAACGAGGTCAGGATTATCAAAACCTGTTCCAAACCCACCCTGTTGCCATCCCTAGTGGGTAACacggtggagagagagagagagagagagagagagagagagagagagagagagagagagagagagagagagagagagagagagggtgagtaaattttattttattttaaaattgaataataataataataatataacaaaaaataaaaaaaatgtgtgTCGGACTGAAAATGCAACGATTTAAATTATAAGGTCATTCGTAACACCTACCACATACTATATATATGGTGGATGCCACATCAAAACTACATTCCCCTACCACTATCATGAGATACCTACCACTAACAAACCACTCCAcatcattattttattttttttaattcaaaaatacaataaaattatattttttataattaaaaaacattcatttttttaaactagtttttcattaattataaaaataaaattacaactTCAAACTACATTACTTAGTTAATCTAGATCGACGACCGCCCTTGTACGAGCAACATTCGAACTTTCTTTGTTGTGAATGTGTTACACAACGTTGAAGAATGTCTCGACGAATTCTACGTCGTCATCCAAGTCAAAAGTTTTTAAGAATTCCATGTGTTTTGTGGAATCAATGTGTTTGTGTTTTGTGGTTTTAGAGAATGAAGGTTTTGTGAGAGAATGAAAATGTGTTTTGGTGAAAATAGAAGatttatttatttgtgtattgaatcgagtttgaaaaaaaaaggcCCAAATGACCGTTCAACGGTCAAATATGAGCATCCAATTGTCGATTCTGTTTACATTCGTCGTCGGAACATGAAGAACAACGACCACGCTCGACCACGAAATGTCGAGGTGGTGTGCACAAAGTTTTCTCGTGGCCACCTGAACCTACCACAAGGCCTAAGGACAGTCAAAGTATTTTATTTCAAATGGGAGCTGATATATCGATGGATGTTTTTTATACATCCTTTAAGTAAATTGACATTTTTTCCCCTACCCACTTATCTCCCTTCCCCCTCCTCTTTGATAGGGTTTTTCTTCAACCGTAACCGGTAAAAGGTAATTGATTTCATGTGTTTGTTTCATTTGTCACCTGAGAGAGCTCTTAAACTTCCCACGATAATAACAAAACCGGCGAAACCCACTTCTAGAAACACACAATCTTCACATTCCGGCAACAAAGTCAAAGAAGCCAACAAAACTCCGGCGAGAAAATCATTGTGTGTGTCAAACTCAAAGTGGGTTCTCCCGTACTAGCATTGAACAAAAGGATGTTTCATTGTGTGTGTCAGAAAGCTTTGCGATTGTGCTCTATAGTTGTGCATTTTTTGCTTGATTTTAACCACTTGATTTTACCCATCTGCAACTGCTTTTGAAATGTGATCTGTAATGGTGTTTTTTTGCATCTGGAAATAGCATTGAAATTGAAAATAGCTTTGAAGATGGCCAATGAAACTTAGTTGAGCCCACCACCACATATGACGATTAAGATAGAGTATGAGAGTtgcagatccaacctccaaactctaGCAATTGTTCATGGACTTTGGTAATTAGAGGTTGTGAATGTGATAAACATCGCCTTCTCTGACGAACCTAGTTTTTCTCCGGCAACTGTATGGTTCTTGGTTTGAGTGTTTCCGGCTACTTCCTGCGTATTCTTGATGGTGCCTTGGTTTTTTTTGACAATGATGTTTTATAGTATCCGGCGACAAGAGTGGGAAAAAGAGGCGGGGCAAATCGAGGAGTTGGATTTAAGAAAGGGAAACGTAATTATATCTTGGGCCCTTGAGTTTTACTTGTGTTTTGGTGGGTTAGACTGTTAGAGAAAGAAAGACCGATCAAAGAGGAGGGGGAAGGAAGATAACGGGGTAGGGGCAAAATTGTCAATTTACTTGTGGATGTATCAAAAACATTCGTGGATATATCAGCACCCATTCGAATTTTGTTATAAGTGAATTACGTAATTAACTAAAGAATTTATTTAAATGGCGGTTTAGTTTTCTCCGCTGCAACCTGGAGCTCTCCGTTGTCTGCTTTCCACTCGTAGAGAAGAGATCATCGTAGTCTCCGATGTTGTACAATGTACATAGCATAAAGAACACACGCTCACGTCGAAAGCCGCTTACCCTTTTCCCTTCAAAATTTAGCTAAATACCCATGCGAATTTGACATCGACATAAAGAAAAACTTCTATTTTGATTATCTGTAGATTATTTGAAATTAGtgttcaaattgttttcaaaatcaacTCTTACCATTGAGTTTGTTAATTACATACATTTGAGCTTGCTTGATCATATCATCTTGTTCAAAATCTTTTGGCCAGTTTTACTAACCTTAAGTTTTTGTTATCGAGTTTCTTTTAGTTTAAAGCTTTTGGAACGAGGGTCGTTCCATaaaagtgaaaattatgaaaGGGGAGAAGTTAGTGTTCGTAATTcatgtttggtttttgtttatgtaTGGATCTTGTTTGTGTAATTTTGTGGTCGAGAAGAACAGTTTGAAGGTGATTGCACCCGAGAATTTAAGAGATACATATGAATGTGCAATCGGTGATTTTGGCGTTCCTCGATGTGGAGGAGCATTAAGCGGCTTAGTTGTATATCCAACATTCAATCAACTTGCTTGCAACAACTTCACTGATCATATCCCTTTGATATCAAAGAAACCCGGTAGCCTCCCCGTTTTTCTTCTTGCAGATCGCGGTGGTAATAATAATACTTTAATTAACCACATCATGctttatcattttttatttttctttatgatCATCTGTTTCTTGAATTTTCAGATTGTTACCTCACGTTGAAGGCATGGAATGCACAAAACGCAGGGGCTTCAGCCATTCTAGTTGCAGATAACTGGCCTACAGActtgatcaccatggattttcccaaagatgaagaaggagaagaacctCCTTACGTACAAAACATAACCATCCCATCACTACTCATAAGCAACTCACTTGGGGTTTCAATCAAGGAAGCTTTAGAAAACAATGGTCTTGTTTTTGTGAATCTTGAACGGAGTGAAGCTCTCCCTTACGCTGATGAAATGGTCGAATACGAGTTTTGGACAAATAGCAATGATGAGTGTGGGCCCAAGTGTGATACCCATAAATATTTTGTTAAAAGCTTTAAAGGAGTTGCTCaaatacttgagagaaaaggGTACACTCGGTTCACACCACATTATATCACATGGTTTTGCCCTGAGGAGTATGTTTCAAGCACAAGATGTAAGTCTCAATGTATCAACCATGGAAGATATTGTGCTCCAGATCCTGAACAAGATTTTAGTAAAGGGTATGAAGGGAAAGATGTTGTTGTTCAAAATTTACGCCATGCTTGTTTTTATAAAGTAGTGAATGAAAGTGGAAAACCGTGGGTTTGGTGGGATTTTGTGACAGATTTTGCTACAAATTGCTCAATGAAGGAGCATAAATTCACAAAAGATTGTGCGGATGAAGTTATCAAGTCACTTGGTGAGTTACATGGTGAAAGTACATTTGTGTATTTGAATACTGCTTAACTTTTTGTCTAATTTTGAGTCCATGTGCTTCTTAGGAGTTGATCTCAAGAAAATTGATGAATGCATGGGTGATCCAGAAGCAGATGCTGAAAATGCAGTCCTCAAGGCTGAGC includes these proteins:
- the LOC111891776 gene encoding vacuolar-sorting receptor 1; its protein translation is MKGEKLVFVIHVWFLFMYGSCLCNFVVEKNSLKVIAPENLRDTYECAIGDFGVPRCGGALSGLVVYPTFNQLACNNFTDHIPLISKKPGSLPVFLLADRGDCYLTLKAWNAQNAGASAILVADNWPTDLITMDFPKDEEGEEPPYVQNITIPSLLISNSLGVSIKEALENNGLVFVNLERSEALPYADEMVEYEFWTNSNDECGPKCDTHKYFVKSFKGVAQILERKGYTRFTPHYITWFCPEEYVSSTRCKSQCINHGRYCAPDPEQDFSKGYEGKDVVVQNLRHACFYKVVNESGKPWVWWDFVTDFATNCSMKEHKFTKDCADEVIKSLGVDLKKIDECMGDPEADAENAVLKAEQQVQIEKGIRGDVMILPTLVINNREYRGKLDKKAVLKAICSGFEETTEPPICLIYGKHVAGSAEWGFAWTVVLGVAAIGIVGYTFYKYRVRRYMDSEIRAIMAQYMPLGNEGEVPVRGSHGEI